The Glycine soja cultivar W05 chromosome 8, ASM419377v2, whole genome shotgun sequence genome has a window encoding:
- the LOC114424456 gene encoding snakin-2-like — translation MKNKRKTLLLLLLMAATLFCMPIVSYAVSNVNIQDHLTNISELVKGPNRRLLSFVDCGERCRVRCSLHSRPKICTRACGTCCMRCRCVPPGTYGNREMCGKCYTHMITHGNKPKCP, via the exons ATGAAGAACAAAAGGAAGACTTTACTATTGCTGCTGCTCATGGCTGCAACTCTCTTTTGCATGCCAATT GTGTCGTATGCTGTTTCTAATGTCAACATTCAAGACCATCTCACCAATATTTCTGAG CTGGTAAAAGGTCCAAATAGAAGGCTTTTGTCATTTGTGG ATTGTGGAGAGAGGTGCAGGGTGAGGTGCAGTTTGCACTCAAGGCCAAAGATTTGCACGAGAGCTTGCGGGACATGCTGTATGAGGTGCAGGTGTGTTCCTCCGGGCACTTACGGGAACAGAGAGATGTGTGGCAAGTGTTACACTCACATGATCACTCATGGCAACAAACCTAAGTGCCCCTAA